In the Nicotiana tabacum cultivar K326 chromosome 16, ASM71507v2, whole genome shotgun sequence genome, one interval contains:
- the LOC107825689 gene encoding actin-related protein 6, translating to MNNVVVLDNGAGLIKAGIGGERDPTAIVPNSTGRPLSSKKWLMADQLLSPDVDLTSATVRRPFDRGYLINPDLQSSLWSHIFSNLLNITPSQSSLLLTEPLFNLPSIQRSLDEIVFEDFNFKALYVSDSPSLVHLYEASRRPYGIVSKAQSSLVVDCGFSFTHASPVFQNFTLNYGVKRLDLGGKALSNFMKELVSYRSVNLMDENFLMDDVKEKLCFVSLDVARDLQIARKPGNDNLFRCTYVLPDGITHTKGFLKDPEEAKKYLSLYNDEAATKQQVAAGEQTDKLRSNDASRRIDLTKNEFGLTNERFLVPEMMFRPADLGLNQAGLAECIVRAISSCHSHLQPLLYESIILTGGTTLFPHFAQRLEMDLRPLVPDKYRLKITTQEDPILGVWRGGSLLASSPDFDAMCITKAEYEELGSARCRKRFFH from the coding sequence ATGAATAACGTTGTAGTGTTGGACAATGGCGCGGGCCTAATCAAGGCTGGAATAGGTGGCGAAAGAGACCCAACAGCTATTGTCCCAAACAGCACGGGGCGTCCACTCTCTTCCAAGAAATGGCTTATGGCAGATCAGCTCCTTTCCCCTGACGTAGACCTTACTTCCGCCACCGTCCGCCGCCCTTTCGACCGCGGTTACCTTATCAACCCGGACCTCCAGTCCTCCCTTTGGTCCCATATCTTCTCCAACCTCCTCAACATCACTCCTTCCCAATCCTCTCTCCTCCTCACTGAACCCCTTTTCAATCTCCCTTCAATACAACGCTCCCTTGATGAAATCGTCTTTGAAGATTTCAATTTTAAGGCTCTCTATGTTTCGGATTCCCCCTCTTTGGTCCATCTCTATGAGGCATCTCGTCGCCCTTATGGGATTGTGTCTAAAGCCCAAAGCAGCTTAGTTGTGGATTGTGGATTTTCATTTACTCATGCCTCACCCGTGTTTCAGAATTTCACATTGAATTACGGCGTGAAAAGGCTTGATCTTGGTGGGAAAGCTTTGAGCAATTTCATGAAGGAGTTAGTGAGTTACAGGAGCGTTAATTTGATGGACGAGAATTTCCTTATGGATGATGTAAAAGAGAAACTCTGCTTTGTGTCTTTGGATGTTGCCAGGGACTTGCAGATTGCTAGGAAACCGGGAAATGACAATTTGTTTAGGTGCACGTATGTGCTTCCTGATGGTATTACGCATACTAAGGGTTTTCTAAAAGATCCGGAAGAAGCAAAGAAATACCTGTCTTTGTATAATGATGAAGCAGCCACGAAGCAGCAAGTAGCAGCAGGAGAACAAACGGATAAGCTGCGGAGCAACGATGCATCAAGAAGAATTGATTTGACAAAAAATgaatttgggttgacaaatgagCGGTTCCTCGTCCCAGAGATGATGTTTCGTCCAGCTGACTTGGGACTGAATCAGGCTGGACTTGCAGAGTGCATTGTTAGAGCTATCAGTTCCTGCCATTCTCATCTTCAACCTCTTCTCTATGAGAGCATCATTTTGACGGGAGGCACTACTCTATTCCCTCATTTTGCTCAAAGACTAGAAATGGACCTTCGACCACTTGTCCCAGATAAATACCGTTTAAAGATTACGACTCAAGAAGATCCTATACTAGGTGTTTGGCGTGGAGGATCACTCTTGGCATCAAGTCCTGATTTTGATGCAATGTGCATCACCAAAGCTGAATATGAGGAGCTGGGATCAGCTAGATGTCGAAAGAGATTCTTCCACTAA